In the Gorilla gorilla gorilla isolate KB3781 chromosome 1, NHGRI_mGorGor1-v2.1_pri, whole genome shotgun sequence genome, ATTCATGTAAGGGATAGTCCCTGACCCGGGGAGGTAACAGGGAGGGGAGTCAGTGGTCACTGGGATGACTAACTGTTTTCTCAGGTATCTAAGCAATGGATCCAAGCCCTGGAGGTTGGTGAGAGCCATGTATTACCCCTAGATGAAATTGGACAAGAGACCATGACCGTAACCCTCCTCGATGCCAATCACTGTCCTGGTTCTGTCATGTTTCTCTTTGAAGGATATTTTGGAACCATCCTCTACACAGGTGGGCCTCTCAAGGAATCCCAGTGACTTCTCCAGACtagatgttacttttttttttcttttttttttttaatgtatagacTGGGGCCTCGcagtgttgccgaggctggtctcaaactcctgacctcaaacgatcctcccgcttcagcctccgcagtagctaggattattggcacaagccaccacacctggcagactTTTCTTGAGCAGCCTTAACTCAATAGAAGGCTGGAGGCCTTCTAACTTCATCACCTATGAGCATAGTGACCCCATCTCAACTGAtttcccactctttttttttttttttctttttgagacggagtttcacttttgtcacccaggctggagtgcagtggcgtgatggtggctcactgcaacctctgccttctgggttcaagtgattctcttgcctcagcctcccaagtagctgggatgataggcgcccgccaccacgcccagctaattttcatatttttagtagagacgggggtttcaccatgtcggccaggctggtctcgaactcctgacctcaggtgatccacctggctcggccccccaaagtgctgggattacaggtgtgagccactgcgcctggctgatttCCCACTCTTTAAGGGTCCGAACCTTGTGAAGAGTAATTGAAAAACAGGAGTAGGATGGAGACATTACAACAAAGAAACCATGCAGCTATACTGCCTAGTTCAGTGCCAGGCTACATAATAGTTTTTTCACAGACTAGTAAGCAAACACCTGTCTATTGTTGGAGGTGGGAGAGGCTTGTCTTCTATTCTTTTGTCTCTGACCTTCTGCCCCCATGTACATATTCTTCCAGGTGATTTTCGATACACACCATCCATGCTAAAGGAGCCAGCCCTGACACTGGGGAAACAGATCCATACTTTATACCTAGACAACACCAATTGCAACCCAGCCCTGGTTCTTCCTTCCCGACAAGAAGCTGCCCACCAGATTGTCCAGCTCATTCGAAAACACCCACAACATAACATAAAGATTGGTGAGTTGTTTCCTTTCAGTTTCCTGTCACCTGTAGATAGTGAACTAGATTCTTTAAGGATTCTCACATCTTTCAGATCTTTGTGCAGTTCTCACTTTCTCCTACACTGACCaccttatttaaaattgcaacctggttagatgtggtggctcatgcctataatcccagcactttgggaggccaagatgggagggtcatttgagcccaggcgtttgagaccagcttgggcaacatggcaagaccctgtctctacaaaaaatttaaaaataagttgggcatgatggtgcgtgcctgtggtcccagctacacaggaggattGCCTGGGTCCAgtaggaggtcaaggttgcagtgagccatgtaagtgccattgcactccagcctggatgacagagcaagaccctgtctcaataaatgaatgaatgaatgaaataagtaAAACTGCAACTTGCCCACCATCCCTATTCCCAACTCCTGATCACCTATaccaattcatttttttcatttttttatagcactcatatactatgtatatttttaaatatgctattGCTTACTTGTCTATCACGCACTTCCTCTGGCCCACGCACatacgcgcgcgcgcgcgcacacacacacacacacgagcatAAACTCCTTAAGAGCATCACTGGAAATGGGAAGAGACTTTGTGTGTTTGTGGAACAGAGAAGCAGCAGTCGGTATGACAGGCACACAGTGGGCAAGGAGGCTGAAAAGGCAAGAGGGGCTGAAGTGCTGTTAAGCCATTTTGGACTTGATCCTAAACCCAACCAAGAGCTATTGAAGGATTTTAAGTAGAAGAGGGACAATATGTACTCATCACCTTGCAATATATtctataatttatgtatttattggacTTTTTATTGTCTGATTCCCCCTGCTAGAATGTGAATTCCACTATGGCAGGCTCTGTTTTATTATGGGTGTATCACAAATGCCTACACTAATGCCTGACACAGAAGCATtcaatatgaatgaatgaaatttatCAGAACATAGATATTTAAGTGAGCGTTGTGCTTTAAATTAAGTATACTGAAAAAACAGGTTTGTGCTTGTTCTACTGATTATAAATAGTATAAAACATTGTTGAGGACTCTTTCTTGGAGTTGCCATTTGGAATAgtttatgaaaatacatttttgttttataaaataaataaatgtaatagatTTGGTTCTAAATTacttttttggttgtttccaaaTTTGTGAGTCTACAAAAGGACAAAGACTTGCCAccattataaatatttgaaaaggacATGTCTCAACTCTGAAAGGAGTTTCAAAATGAGACTAAACAAAGGCATTGAAAAAATTATATACCTTCCAGGGTGACTACCAAATTGATTGAGAAATATCCTCTACTCTCAGGATTGCTTAACTACTTATAAAGACCTAAccattcttaatattttaatgcagAATTTTCTCAAAAAAGCAAAGCTGGCTAGGAGGATGCTATAGTAAGCCTTAATTAATTTTGCAAATATGTAATAAGCCTCTACTCACTAAGTACCAAGTATCCAATAGGCAGTggggatataaagatgaataaaatatagtCTCTGACTTGGAGGGCTCACAGTCTGGTAGGGAAGGACCTGTGGGGAGGTGGAAGTgggaatatatatagagagaagaaaaatcagcTCCATTTGTGCCCAAGGAGTGAGATTTTGAACCATAATCAGGAATAAAGtggatataaataatatatacttctTTTTAAGGCGTTCACAATCTGGTTGTGTATTTGAAACTTCTTCAGAAAAAGTCTGAGAACAGCTATTAAACAACATCTCCCATATCTGTTACCATAACCATTACCCAAATTAAtgtctccatttctttctctgtaaGTACTATTTGGGCCCTTCAATTGAAACTTCCACTCCAGCTTCTTCTCATCCTGGCAGTCAAATAATATTAttaccatatttttctttttaaagccctGCTCTGAGCATATTATTCTTATGATTAGAATTAGCCATTTTCTTGCTTCACACTCAGTGGCTCCCCTTCACTTACACAATGAAGTCCGAGCTTCTTAGCGGTACATATAAGACGCTCTATTATATGGCCCTTGCTTGCCTCTCTGGTATCATTTCTTATCAATTCCTTCTTTATTTTAGTAACAGCAAACTAACCCCTCTTAAAATGTTTTCCACTATACCCTTTCTACCCTTTCCTTGCCAGGTTAACCTTGCCCATCCTTTAAGATTTAGCCTAACTTTCCCTAACTCCATCACCTGTTAGATACAATActgtatactttttttgtttttttttttaagagacagggtctcactctgttgcccaggctggagggtagtggcatgatcacagctcactgcagcctggacctcccggactcaagtgatcctcccgcgtcGGCTTCCTGTGTACCAggaactataggcgtgcaccaacatgcttatttgtttatttttgtagagtcagggtcttgccaggttgcccaggttggtcttgaactcctggtgggctcaagcaatcctcctgcctccgcctcctaaaATTgtaggcttacaggtgtgagccacagtgcccgggcTGTACACATACCTTTAACGTTGCTCTTAACTGTGGTTTTTCTGGGTCTCCTTGTAGATTGTACTTCTTGAGGACTGACggttttctttattagttttcatGGTGCCTGAAACTTGCTAGATGCTCTCTTTTATTGAACTAAATGAATGAGTGGATTCTGTGTCATTCCCCTTCATATGTCttagctcaaatgccacctcttccTTGACATTCTCCCTGGATTTCTCCATGAATTATATCTATTTTTGTTAAACATTTTGTTGATTTATTAGGATTTTCCAATAgcttaattttcttccttctcttactTTCCCCAATACATTGAACATTATTTAGGACTCTACAGCCTGGGAAAGGAATCACTGCTGGAGCAGCTGGCCCTGGAGTTTCAGACCTGGGTGGTATTGAGTCCTCGGCGGCTGGAGTTGGTACAGCTACTGGGCCTGGCAGATGTGTTCACAGTGGAGGAGAAGGCTGGCCGCATCCATGCTGTAGACCATATGGAGATCTGCCATTCCAACATGCTGCGTTGGAACCAGACCCACCCTACCATTGCTATCCTTCCCACAAGCCGAAAAATCCACAGCTCCCACCCTGATATCCACGTCATCCCTTACTCTGACCATTCCTCCTACTCCGAGCTTCGTGCCTTTGTCGCAGCACTGAAGCCTTGCCAGGTGGTGCCCATTGTCAGTCGGCGGCCCTGTGGAGGCTTTCAGGACAGTCTGAGCCCCAGGATCTCTGTGCCCCTGATTCCGGACTCTGTACAGCAATACATGAGTTCTTCCTCTAGAAAACCAAGCCTTCTCTGGCTGTTAGAAAGGAGGCTAAAGAGGCCGAGAACCCAAGGTGTTGTGTTTGAATCCCCTGAGGAAAGTGCTGATCAATCTCAAGCTGACAGAGACTCAAAGAAGGCCAAGAAAGAGAAACTTTCTCCCTGGCCTGCAGACCTTGAAAAGCAGCCTTCCCACCATCCTTTGCGGATCAAGAAGCAATTGTTCCCAGATCTCTATAGCAAAGAATGGAACAAGGCAGTGCCTTTCTGTGAGTCTCAAAAGAGGGTGACTATGTTGACGGCCCCATTGGGATTTTCAGTACACTTAAGGTCTACAGATgaggagtttatttctctaaaaACCAGGGAGGAAATTGGTTTAGGGTCTGCCTTGGTACCCATGGGAGATGATGTTGGAGGTCCAGAAGCCACAGGGAATCAGAGTGCCTGGATGGGCCATGGTTCTCCCCTGTCCCACAGCAGCAAGGGCACCCCTCTTCTAGCTACTGAATTCAGGGGTCTAGCACTCAAATATCTTCTGACTCCAGTGAACTTTTTCCAGGCAGGGTATTCTTCCAGGAGCTTTGACCAGCAAGTGGAAAAATACCATAAACCCTGCTGAAGACAGGAGAGTACAGAATGACAACATTGAGCCCACACTGCAGTTTTGAAGATAGTAACTGATGGCTGGTGGGAAAGAGTTTGTTTTTGGGGCCTGCTTTTCTATCTTTACAAGACTCTTATGGGCCCACCATGGAGCAGCACTTCCCAAAACTTGTTCACTGGGGTCCTCGTGCCTATGGAATCCTTCtttttataattatgtttaagaaatactttttttataaAATCTTTGGAGTATGCGTGAGCAAATTAAAAGTTGTTTGAAGTCCTACAGTAACTTAATCTGTTTAACCTTGTTTAACccagtatttctcaaacttttgTGAACATGCAGTCCTCTTATGTGGGTACAGAAAGAGGTAAAGAGTCTGAATCAAAAAGGACCAGGTTATTCCTGTTGCTGTTTTGTGGTGTCATGAGCCATTCaccatgtccccttctccctcttctcaGATCAAAATCCCTAgggagttctatttttaaaattatgaactaTGGCGCTGCATGCTTCAGTCCTGAACGTCACTGACTTGCTGTGACCTCCATCCAAATAAttttcctgtctctgcctctgggAGGGAACAGGAAGCGATGAAGAGGTCTTGGAGCAGTAGTGAAAATTCTACCTCTATGTCCTTCATGAGGATGTGCAGTATCCCAGTATCACTGGGATCCATGTGGAACAGAGCCAGCTGGGGGGCTGGGCAGCTCTCTCCAAGGCAGTACCTAGAACCCAGCTGAACAACAAGGCTTTGGGTGTGAAGGGACTCCCCGGCCTGGAGACCCTATTTGGCTGAAACagttacaaaatatcaaatgtgttGTCAGATATTCCTCCAATTGTTCACATAGCTGGGATATTTGTTGCTCCCCTCACCCGTTGGATTATGTAGGGAGCCAGAGCACACAGCCTGTTTGTTTCAGTATCCGAGGAAGAGACCAAGGAGCCAGCTGgcaggaaggggtgggggtgTGCAGTCTGCCCTGTCCTTCTGCTCATAACCTGACAAAATCCCAAACTAGTAAGCAGGATAGCTGATACCACGGCTATGAGGGAGTAGGCTCTGAGAGGGCACAGACTTGTGGAGCTGGGCATCTGGATCAAAACTACTTTGGGATGGAACCTCGAGCCCTAGCAATGAAGAAGGTTCCATTTCTTGTCCAGGGGATTTAAAAGAGTTTTCTGCtttgagagagaaatagagagttTAGAAAGCAATTGCTCTTGGGGAAAGCTGTACACAGCTCTGTTTTGTCAATGACCTTTGTTGTAAGTCTCCCAACGTCCTATTAGGAGCCACAGCAGGTGAGGCATTTGGTGCAGCAGGAAACATGGGGACTGCCTAGGCTCGAATCTGTGGCACCCTGAGCAATTACTTAAAATGTGGAGCctagttcctcatctgtaagatggactTGAGATTCCTACCTCTCATGATTACTATGGAGATCAAATAATTGGTAAAATTCTCCTAGCTCAGTGACTGCCACAGGATGGGTCTTTCAGATTTTGGTTCTCTTTAGCTTCTGgttcttgaaagaaattaatCTGTATATAACATAAGAAACTttgaaagtcaaaaaaaaaaaaatttaattcctcGTAGATTGATTTGctgtcttttagttttttttctatgcatgtagatgtattaaatatgtaaatgtttttcaaagttgAGGTAATATTGTATACAATTTTATAGcctacattttaatttcttgataTCTTAAGCATTTCACTTATTAGATATTGttcaaaaatgtcatttttaatatttgtataatacCCTATCATGTGAGTATACCTTAACTAAGCCATTCCCATATTCAACATTTTGTGTACTGTTTTtctaattacatatattacaatGAACAACCTTATgcatatattttgcatttttatttccttaaagtaAATTACTGGAGTTAGATTATAGTTTTAAGTTCTTGATACCAATTGTGCTGAATTGCCCTCCAGAAAGGTTTCCTGACCATCTTTTCTGCAGACAGGATAGCATTAAAATACCTTGAAGACTCATTAGTTTAAATGAGATCACAAGAACGGTACATGTTAACACATGGAAAATCATCTCATGTGTTAACTTAATAAATAGCTACTAAACTGTGTGGGCAAATTTAGCTGGACTTCCTCTAGCATCCTCTAGCTGTCTGACTTCTATGCGGCTAAAGGTGGCTGGGAGAGATAAGGTAGTTCTCAGTACAGGGGTTCCCATATTGGCGTTATCTTCTAGCAACAAGGGAGCCCGTCAACTCTTGGCACATGCTGTGTCACACCTGTTCCTTGAAGTGGGTTCTATATGCGTTCAGATAGGGGAGGGGAAGCAAAAGACTTTGAGGAATTTAGTTGTTGGTAGCatgtttgcatttgtttgtttgtttggcttttttttggagacaggttttagctctgtcactcaggctggagtgcagtggcacagccataactcactgcagcctcgacctcccaggctcaagagattctcccacctgagcctcttgagtacctgggactataggcatgcaccaccatgcccaactaattttttttttttttttttgtagagatgaggtttcactatgttgcccaggctggtcttggtgttgaactcctggcctcaagtgatcccccctaccttggcctcccaaagtgctgagattacaggcatgagcccctgtgcccagccgtGTTTGTGTTTTCATAATGGGaaaattccatactattctaaaggaaaaaatgtcTGCCTTCTTATACTAGAGATTAGCAGTTGTTTGATTTTCTAATAGTCCCTCATATAAAAATGCTGCATTGCATATACTTTACATAgccaatttaaattatttttagaatctAAAGATGATCCTATAGATGTATGAAGATCTTGCAATTAGGCTTGAAGGTGCTGGGAAAAAGGAGGTTCCCTAGAGATCCATTAGTTATTTAATGGATGATCTGTGGGAGAACTTGTACTTTTCCACAAGGTGACTGACAATGGCTTAAGTccccttacagaaaaaaaatctgcctgGCTGGTGTTGGGAGACCATCTCTTACTCTTGACCCAGATTGCCCTTTGTGGTAGGAAACAGATGAGTGACTccacttgttcttttctttttctttctttctttcttttcttttttttttttttttttttttgaggagtctcactctgttgcccaggctggatgcaatggcactatcttggctcaccataacctctgcctcctgggttcaattctcttgcttcagcctcccaagtagctgcgattacaggcgtgcactgccacacctggctaatttttgtatttttagtagagatggggtttcaccatgttggccaggctggtctcgaactcctgacctcaggtgatctgcccacctaggcctcccaaagtgcagggatcacaggtgtgagccaccgtgcccagcccagcccatgtGCATATATTTTTGATGTTACCATCAGTGAGCACCTGTCAGTGTATTAGCTGCCTCCCACCCCTCATGCTCCTCAGCCACCACCAACCACCACAAGCTGTTTTGTCTTAGACTCATGgtgctttcccttttctcttccccaGGGGATCCCACCTATACCTGAACAGAATGATGCTGCTCTCCCTTATAAACATCTGAGTCTAACAGCTGCCTGTGAGGGATTCTCAGAATGGTTAAGCTTGTCTTTATCTCGACCACAATGCCTACCCTTCATTTAGCTCTACCCTTCCATCTTGACAGTCTCATTCCTGGGTAACTTTGTCTTCTTTGAACATAGCCTTGACCTACTGGATCACAAAAAGCTCCCAGGATTCTGGGCTTGGTTCTTCTGGATAAATAGCTTATTGAATCATCTTTCAATCACACAAAATTTCTGGCTAGCCTTGGGTTCGCCTGTGTCTTACATTATTTACACTATTGTATTATGGCTATCTTACCAGTCCTGTCTCCTCTGGTTAATTTATAACAACTTTGGAGAGTGTGGGATGAAAAATTTGTCCCCTGTGCTATTCCATCCTCAATGTGCTCATTGAAATGTGTGTTTTTGAGGAGCAAAGGAAATTGGGTTAAGCTCACTCACCCTACTAATTAGGCTTTGTGGAGACAAAGCACCAGAGCGAGAGCAGATGCCTGCTGTTTAGGGAGTCAGGGATACAAAGTTTGGAGAAAACATGTCTTCAGGAGGAAAGGAAAGCTTTGATCAGCTGAATTTCTTCAAATTCCCACCCATCTTCCAGGCTCATACCATCTGCTTTCTAATTTCCCTCTCAATGGTGGGATAAAAATCCTTCAATCACCTCTTACTAAGAACATTTTCTCTGCTCATACACATTCAAGAACCCATACTATTCAGAACATTTTAGGTCCACATGATACAAGGCCCAACCTATCCTT is a window encoding:
- the DCLRE1B gene encoding 5' exonuclease Apollo isoform X1 is translated as MNGVLIPHTPIAVDFWSLRRAGTSRLFFLSHMHSDHTVGLSSTWARPLYCSPITAHLLHRHLQVSKQWIQALEVGESHVLPLDEIGQETMTVTLLDANHCPGSVMFLFEGYFGTILYTGDFRYTPSMLKEPALTLGKQIHTLYLDNTNCNPALVLPSRQEAAHQIVQLIRKHPQHNIKIGLYSLGKESLLEQLALEFQTWVVLSPRRLELVQLLGLADVFTVEEKAGRIHAVDHMEICHSNMLRWNQTHPTIAILPTSRKIHSSHPDIHVIPYSDHSSYSELRAFVAALKPCQVVPIVSRRPCGGFQDSLSPRISVPLIPDSVQQYMSSSSRKPSLLWLLERRLKRPRTQGVVFESPEESADQSQADRDSKKAKKEKLSPWPADLEKQPSHHPLRIKKQLFPDLYSKEWNKAVPFCESQKRVTMLTAPLGFSVHLRSTDEEFISLKTREEIGLGSALVPMGDDVGGPEATGNQSAWMGHGSPLSHSSKGTPLLATEFRGLALKYLLTPVNFFQAGYSSRSFDQQVEKYHKPC
- the DCLRE1B gene encoding 5' exonuclease Apollo isoform X2, with amino-acid sequence MLKEPALTLGKQIHTLYLDNTNCNPALVLPSRQEAAHQIVQLIRKHPQHNIKIGLYSLGKESLLEQLALEFQTWVVLSPRRLELVQLLGLADVFTVEEKAGRIHAVDHMEICHSNMLRWNQTHPTIAILPTSRKIHSSHPDIHVIPYSDHSSYSELRAFVAALKPCQVVPIVSRRPCGGFQDSLSPRISVPLIPDSVQQYMSSSSRKPSLLWLLERRLKRPRTQGVVFESPEESADQSQADRDSKKAKKEKLSPWPADLEKQPSHHPLRIKKQLFPDLYSKEWNKAVPFCESQKRVTMLTAPLGFSVHLRSTDEEFISLKTREEIGLGSALVPMGDDVGGPEATGNQSAWMGHGSPLSHSSKGTPLLATEFRGLALKYLLTPVNFFQAGYSSRSFDQQVEKYHKPC